A genomic segment from Janthinobacterium sp. 64 encodes:
- a CDS encoding alpha/beta fold hydrolase, which translates to MTLPQLHFAHANSYPAGTYRKLFALLGQHYSVQALDMHAHDPDYPVSTGWPELVREYIDELERRYSAPVILVGHSLGGMLSVMVAKQRPDLVRCVVLLDSPVVAGWRALLVRLARNTALGERFSPSRFSARRRKLWPDAQAAYEHFAAKDMFAIWAPQVLRDYIDSGLVPHPDGVQLRFTREVETQVYRSLPHHVGGLVKDGFPVPIGFIGGTESVECRQAGLAATRKLVGKFFRQVPGGHLFPMENPELTAQVVREMITSLLAKQ; encoded by the coding sequence ATGACACTTCCGCAACTGCACTTTGCCCATGCCAACAGTTACCCTGCCGGCACCTACCGCAAGCTGTTTGCCCTGCTGGGCCAGCATTACAGCGTGCAGGCGCTCGACATGCATGCGCACGACCCGGATTATCCCGTCAGCACGGGCTGGCCCGAGCTGGTGCGCGAGTATATCGACGAGCTGGAGCGCCGCTACAGCGCGCCCGTGATTCTCGTTGGCCATTCGCTGGGCGGCATGCTCAGCGTGATGGTGGCCAAGCAGCGGCCCGACCTCGTGCGCTGCGTGGTCTTGCTCGATTCGCCCGTGGTGGCGGGCTGGCGCGCCTTGCTGGTACGGCTGGCGCGCAATACGGCGCTGGGCGAGCGGTTCTCGCCGTCGCGCTTTTCCGCCAGGCGGCGCAAGCTGTGGCCCGATGCGCAAGCTGCCTATGAGCATTTCGCCGCCAAGGACATGTTCGCCATCTGGGCGCCGCAGGTCTTGCGCGACTACATAGACAGCGGCCTGGTTCCCCATCCGGATGGGGTGCAGCTGCGCTTTACGCGCGAAGTGGAAACGCAGGTCTACCGCAGCTTGCCGCATCATGTCGGCGGCCTCGTCAAGGATGGTTTTCCAGTTCCCATCGGCTTTATCGGCGGCACGGAATCGGTGGAATGCCGCCAGGCGGGCTTGGCGGCCACGCGCAAGCTGGTCGGCAAGTTTTTCCGCCAGGTGCCGGGCGGCCATCTGTTTCCCATGGAAAACCCGGAACTGACGGCGCAAGTGGTGCGCGAGATGATCACTTCCTTGCTGGCGAAACAATAG
- a CDS encoding helicase-related protein, giving the protein MTSSALPPDTSTDISDSSEDNNDATLVAELGELAEHIRLVKMEGRVFVRFSGVVKAGHLVVPYALVPSQGVLARPAKWRKMDREAKLALVRERAGAAVFEELRQHVMDFVADIAGLSEDVDTDPMVFLHTLADMQTSEPAGMVFDRIRQRFHHAIERQQEEQHAARTRQSINLAEYPASFEMARRLPRRFIALLGPTNSGKTHRAMEALAKAKSGIYLAPLRLLALENYERLQEAAPHGKPLAVSLITGEERRVVDGATHVASTVEMLDTKTVVEVAVIDEIQMLADPDRGAAWTAAVCGAPAHTVYLVGAPEARRAIEALAERLDCPLEVHVLKRMAPLSMEATAVRKVRNLRRGDAVIAFSRREVLMWRDMITETGLSVATVYGNLSPEVRRAQAQRFRDGTADIVVGTDALAMGLNMPIARIVMTTCVKYNGREEEEISAALARQIAGRAGRYGVHEEGLVAGYDNETHEVMRALLKEKLHPLNTSGFAVAPSLEHLHRISSVTGELSLSKLLRRFIHNIDVPDGFFFPRITEDQKERAVWLDTLPLSVADKFTLSLVPISSKVPSLQTAWEHWAKNLSQGKTSTLRQHAYGGGTQNLQQVEDTCRYYSAYAWLSYRLPEFFPDIAVAQNLSRDASERVDSILRAHNAASRGRSSKKFK; this is encoded by the coding sequence ATGACTTCCTCCGCACTTCCTCCCGACACCTCCACCGACATTTCCGACAGCAGCGAAGACAATAACGACGCCACCCTGGTCGCGGAACTGGGGGAACTGGCCGAGCATATCCGCCTCGTCAAGATGGAAGGCCGCGTCTTCGTGCGCTTTTCCGGCGTGGTCAAGGCCGGGCATCTGGTGGTGCCGTATGCGCTGGTACCAAGCCAAGGCGTGCTGGCGCGGCCGGCCAAGTGGCGCAAGATGGACCGCGAGGCCAAGCTGGCCCTCGTGCGCGAACGGGCTGGCGCGGCCGTCTTCGAGGAGCTGCGCCAGCACGTGATGGATTTCGTCGCCGATATCGCGGGTCTGAGCGAGGACGTGGACACGGACCCGATGGTTTTCCTGCACACCTTGGCCGACATGCAGACGTCGGAGCCGGCCGGCATGGTCTTCGACCGCATCCGCCAGCGCTTCCATCACGCCATCGAGCGCCAGCAGGAAGAACAGCATGCGGCGCGCACGCGCCAGAGCATCAACCTGGCCGAGTATCCGGCTTCGTTCGAGATGGCGCGCCGCCTGCCGCGCCGCTTCATCGCGCTGCTCGGTCCCACGAATTCCGGCAAGACGCACCGCGCGATGGAAGCGCTGGCCAAGGCAAAAAGCGGCATCTACCTGGCGCCCTTGCGCCTGCTGGCCCTGGAAAACTATGAACGCCTGCAGGAAGCCGCGCCGCATGGAAAACCCTTGGCCGTGAGCCTGATCACGGGCGAGGAACGCCGGGTCGTTGACGGCGCCACGCACGTGGCCAGCACGGTGGAAATGCTGGACACGAAAACCGTCGTGGAAGTGGCCGTCATCGATGAAATCCAGATGCTGGCCGACCCCGACCGGGGCGCCGCGTGGACGGCGGCCGTCTGCGGCGCGCCCGCCCACACCGTGTATCTGGTGGGAGCGCCCGAAGCGCGGCGCGCCATCGAGGCGCTGGCCGAACGCCTGGACTGCCCGCTGGAAGTACACGTATTAAAACGCATGGCGCCCCTGTCGATGGAGGCTACGGCCGTGCGCAAGGTGCGCAACCTGCGCCGCGGCGACGCCGTCATCGCCTTTTCGCGCCGCGAAGTGCTGATGTGGCGCGACATGATCACGGAAACGGGCCTGTCGGTGGCCACCGTGTATGGCAATCTGTCGCCCGAAGTGCGGCGCGCGCAGGCGCAGCGCTTCCGCGACGGCACGGCCGATATCGTCGTCGGCACGGATGCGCTGGCGATGGGCCTGAACATGCCGATCGCGCGCATCGTCATGACCACCTGCGTCAAATACAACGGCCGCGAAGAAGAAGAGATTTCGGCCGCCCTGGCGCGCCAGATCGCCGGGCGCGCGGGCCGCTATGGCGTGCATGAAGAGGGCCTGGTGGCCGGCTACGACAACGAAACGCATGAAGTGATGCGCGCCCTGCTGAAGGAAAAGCTGCACCCGCTGAACACGAGCGGCTTTGCCGTGGCGCCCTCGCTTGAGCATCTGCACCGCATTTCGTCGGTGACGGGCGAGCTGTCGCTGTCTAAACTGCTGCGCCGCTTCATCCACAACATCGACGTGCCGGACGGCTTCTTCTTCCCCCGCATCACGGAAGACCAGAAGGAGCGCGCCGTCTGGCTCGACACCCTGCCCCTGTCCGTGGCCGACAAGTTCACCCTGTCGCTGGTGCCGATATCGAGCAAGGTGCCGTCCTTGCAGACGGCGTGGGAACACTGGGCGAAGAATCTGTCGCAGGGAAAAACCAGCACCTTGCGCCAGCACGCGTATGGCGGCGGCACGCAGAATTTGCAGCAGGTGGAAGACACTTGCCGCTACTATTCAGCGTATGCGTGGCTCAGCTATCGCCTGCCGGAGTTCTTCCCCGACATCGCCGTGGCGCAAAACCTGTCGCGCGACGCGTCGGAACGGGTCGACTCCATCCTGCGCGCGCATAATGCGGCTTCGCGCGGACGCTCCAGCAAGAAGTTCAAATAG
- a CDS encoding HAD family hydrolase has translation MKTIQGVLWDNDGVLVNTEQLFYESNRDLLLPYGIDLTPKQFFDWFLHNNYGAWHLLLGQGHSIELVERLRDERTVLLAERLRQARRLAMPGVKQVLAALRPHVAMGVVTSAYEQHFRISHAATDLLQYFDFVLTREMYGESKPAPDGYQLGLQRLGLAAADCVAVEDSPRGLRAARAAGLECIVVRNQMNRHHAFDDAFCVVDSSAELGEVLASFVPGMARSQGQLEAFL, from the coding sequence ATGAAAACTATCCAGGGCGTGCTGTGGGACAACGATGGCGTGCTGGTCAACACCGAGCAGCTGTTTTACGAAAGCAACCGCGATTTGCTCTTGCCCTACGGCATAGACCTGACGCCCAAGCAATTTTTTGACTGGTTCCTGCACAATAACTATGGCGCCTGGCATCTGTTGCTGGGGCAAGGGCACAGCATCGAGCTGGTCGAGCGCTTGCGGGACGAGCGCACCGTGCTGCTTGCCGAGCGCCTGCGCCAGGCGCGTCGGCTGGCCATGCCCGGCGTCAAGCAAGTACTGGCGGCGCTGCGCCCGCACGTTGCCATGGGCGTCGTCACCAGTGCCTACGAACAGCATTTCCGGATCAGCCATGCGGCCACGGACTTGTTGCAATATTTCGACTTCGTGCTGACGCGTGAAATGTATGGCGAAAGCAAGCCGGCGCCCGACGGCTACCAGCTGGGCTTGCAGCGCCTGGGGCTGGCTGCCGCCGACTGCGTGGCGGTGGAAGATTCGCCGCGCGGCTTGCGCGCCGCCAGGGCCGCCGGGCTGGAATGCATCGTCGTGCGCAATCAGATGAACCGTCACCACGCGTTTGACGACGCTTTTTGCGTGGTCGATTCAAGCGCCGAGCTGGGCGAAGTGCTGGCCTCGTTCGTGCCCGGCATGGCGCGGTCGCAGGGACAATTAGAGGCCTTCCTCTGA
- a CDS encoding response regulator transcription factor — MSKVLLIDDDVELVGMFQEYLTQEGFDARAVHDGESGAAEALTGRYAIAILDVMMPRMNGLETLRRIRAVSKLPILMLTARGDDTDRIVGLELGADDYVTKPCTPRELTARIRAILRRSQAAPHDSTGLAPLAVGQLTMWPEQRRVEWAGAPLELTSTEFNLLEVLVRHAGKPVSKNQLSELGLGRPMARFDRNIDVHLSSLRRKLGSLADGRSCLQTVYRLGYQLIKE; from the coding sequence ATGAGCAAGGTTTTGTTAATCGATGACGACGTGGAACTGGTCGGCATGTTCCAGGAATACCTGACGCAGGAAGGTTTTGACGCCCGCGCCGTGCATGACGGCGAAAGCGGCGCGGCCGAGGCGCTGACGGGCCGGTACGCCATCGCCATCCTCGACGTCATGATGCCGCGCATGAATGGCCTGGAAACCCTGCGCCGCATCCGCGCCGTCAGCAAGCTGCCCATCCTGATGCTGACGGCGCGCGGCGACGACACGGACCGCATCGTCGGCCTGGAGCTGGGCGCCGACGATTACGTGACCAAGCCGTGTACGCCGCGCGAGCTGACGGCGCGCATTCGCGCCATCCTGCGCCGCTCGCAAGCGGCGCCGCACGACAGTACGGGCCTGGCGCCGCTGGCCGTGGGCCAACTGACGATGTGGCCGGAACAGCGCCGCGTAGAATGGGCCGGCGCCCCCCTGGAGCTGACGAGCACGGAATTCAATCTGCTGGAAGTACTGGTGCGCCACGCGGGCAAGCCCGTGAGCAAAAATCAACTGTCGGAACTGGGCCTGGGACGGCCCATGGCGCGCTTCGACCGCAATATCGATGTGCACCTGAGCAGCCTGCGCCGCAAGCTGGGCAGCCTGGCCGACGGCCGTTCCTGCCTGCAAACCGTGTATCGCCTCGGCTACCAGCTGATCAAGGAGTAA
- a CDS encoding DNA internalization-related competence protein ComEC/Rec2: protein MRTLILGFAAGAAWLQTQASLPPHAGVLLWLIAGLGFTVSLALRRHARWRSGWRSIVALAAGAGLGFYWAAWLAQAAMAPQLALADEGQDIVVTGTIASLPYRFEQGVRFNFAVEKAFGAKVPPLIALSWYAGFRDAVTNDVGDVQPGERWRLTVRLQRPHGNANPMGFDYEAWLLEQGVRATGYVRPQPRADTPNVRLAAFVPGFGNVVEASRAALRARILRSLDGKQYAGVIVALVVGDQRAIPQSDWQVFNRTGVSHLISISGLHITMIAGLFALGAGALWRRSFFTDWQLPLRLPAQKVAALAGALAAFLYVLLAGFGVPAQRTLYMLLVVALALWMGRITSIGHILCLALGVVVLLDPWAVLWPGFWLSFGAVATMLYATAGRTTAPLPPQAGRWRRLRAAVALGARTQYVVTVGLVPLTMLLFSQVSLVSPVANALAIPIISLLVTPLSLAGSLLPAPLCDWLLLLAHAIVQMLAQVLDWLGARRFAVWTAPAPPMWSFCWALFGTAWLLAPRGWPQRWAGMLGWLPLLTALPSSPPPGQMWITAFDVGQGMAVLVETHDHRLLYDTGPAYSLDSDGASRVIVPYLRARGISKLDGVIISHSDLDHAGGAVSLLENIDVGWLASSLFDGHPAVEARRQARRPYLHCIAGQNWTWEGVHFAMLHPLPASHTNISLTPNARSCTVKITADKHAILLAGDIEAAQEAQLLARSLEGELAADVLLAPHHGSGTSSTPAFLNAVHPALAIFQVGHRNRYKHPKAQVYARYGEMGIARLRTDVTGAVVLEFGEGIAVTRYRDSRPRYWQGR, encoded by the coding sequence ATGCGCACCCTGATACTCGGCTTTGCCGCTGGCGCCGCCTGGTTGCAAACGCAGGCCAGCTTGCCGCCCCATGCCGGCGTGCTGCTGTGGCTGATCGCTGGCTTGGGGTTCACGGTTAGTCTGGCGCTGCGCCGCCACGCGCGCTGGCGCTCCGGCTGGCGTTCCATTGTTGCGCTTGCCGCTGGCGCGGGTCTCGGCTTTTACTGGGCCGCCTGGCTGGCCCAGGCCGCCATGGCGCCGCAACTGGCGCTGGCCGATGAAGGGCAGGACATTGTTGTCACGGGCACCATCGCCAGCCTGCCGTACCGCTTCGAGCAGGGCGTGCGTTTTAACTTTGCAGTGGAAAAGGCGTTTGGGGCGAAGGTACCGCCCTTGATCGCCCTGTCCTGGTACGCGGGCTTTCGCGATGCAGTGACGAACGATGTCGGCGACGTGCAGCCGGGCGAGCGCTGGCGCCTCACGGTGCGGCTGCAGCGTCCGCACGGCAATGCGAACCCCATGGGCTTTGACTATGAAGCGTGGCTGCTGGAGCAGGGCGTGCGCGCCACGGGCTATGTGCGGCCGCAGCCGCGCGCCGATACGCCGAACGTGCGCCTGGCTGCCTTCGTGCCGGGCTTTGGCAACGTGGTGGAGGCCAGCCGCGCGGCCTTGCGCGCACGTATCTTGCGCAGCCTGGACGGCAAGCAGTATGCGGGCGTGATCGTGGCGCTGGTGGTGGGCGACCAGCGCGCCATTCCCCAGTCGGACTGGCAAGTGTTCAACCGCACGGGCGTGAGCCATTTGATTTCCATCTCGGGTTTGCACATTACGATGATCGCGGGCCTGTTCGCGCTGGGCGCAGGCGCGCTGTGGCGGCGCTCGTTTTTTACCGATTGGCAACTGCCCTTGCGCTTGCCGGCGCAAAAGGTGGCGGCGCTGGCCGGCGCGCTGGCCGCGTTCTTGTACGTGCTGCTGGCCGGCTTCGGCGTGCCCGCGCAGCGCACTTTATATATGTTGCTGGTGGTGGCGCTGGCCTTGTGGATGGGACGCATCACCAGCATCGGCCATATCCTGTGCCTGGCGCTCGGTGTGGTCGTGCTGCTCGACCCGTGGGCCGTGCTGTGGCCCGGTTTCTGGCTATCGTTCGGTGCCGTCGCCACCATGCTGTACGCGACGGCGGGCCGCACCACGGCACCGCTGCCGCCGCAGGCCGGACGCTGGCGTCGCCTGCGCGCGGCCGTGGCGCTGGGGGCGCGCACGCAATACGTGGTGACGGTGGGGCTGGTGCCGTTGACGATGCTGCTGTTCTCGCAAGTGTCCTTGGTCAGCCCCGTGGCCAATGCGCTGGCCATCCCCATCATCAGTCTGCTCGTCACGCCTTTGTCGTTGGCGGGCAGCCTGCTGCCGGCGCCCCTGTGCGACTGGTTGTTGCTGCTGGCGCATGCCATCGTGCAGATGCTGGCGCAGGTGCTGGACTGGCTCGGTGCGCGCCGCTTTGCCGTGTGGACGGCGCCCGCGCCCCCAATGTGGAGTTTTTGCTGGGCATTGTTCGGCACGGCCTGGCTGCTGGCGCCGCGCGGATGGCCGCAGCGCTGGGCCGGTATGCTGGGCTGGCTGCCGCTGCTGACGGCATTGCCGTCCAGCCCGCCACCTGGCCAGATGTGGATCACGGCCTTTGATGTGGGACAAGGCATGGCCGTGCTGGTGGAAACCCACGATCACCGACTGCTGTACGACACGGGGCCCGCCTACAGTCTCGATTCCGACGGCGCCAGCCGTGTCATCGTGCCGTATCTGCGCGCACGGGGTATCAGCAAGCTCGACGGCGTGATCATTTCCCACAGCGACCTCGATCACGCGGGTGGCGCCGTATCCTTGCTGGAAAATATAGACGTGGGCTGGCTGGCTTCGTCCCTGTTCGACGGCCACCCGGCCGTCGAGGCCCGGCGGCAAGCCCGGCGTCCGTATCTGCACTGCATAGCGGGCCAGAACTGGACCTGGGAAGGCGTGCACTTCGCCATGCTGCATCCATTGCCCGCCAGCCACACGAACATCAGCTTGACGCCGAACGCCCGCAGCTGCACCGTGAAGATCACGGCCGACAAGCATGCAATCTTGCTGGCTGGCGACATCGAGGCGGCGCAGGAGGCGCAATTGCTGGCGCGCTCGCTGGAGGGCGAACTGGCCGCCGACGTGCTGCTGGCGCCGCACCACGGCAGCGGCACCTCGTCGACACCGGCATTTCTAAACGCTGTCCATCCTGCCCTGGCGATTTTCCAGGTCGGACACAGGAATCGCTATAAACATCCGAAGGCGCAAGTGTATGCACGCTATGGCGAGATGGGCATTGCGCGGTTGCGCACGGATGTGACGGGGGCGGTGGTGCTGGAGTTTGGGGAGGGGATAGCTGTGACGCGGTATCGGGACAGCCGGCCGCGGTATTGGCAGGGGCGCTAA
- a CDS encoding sensor histidine kinase translates to MGRLFWKFFLCIMLAQVTATIGIGGTFWLKNRAAQQERALDIDTSPPAQMIIEAASATLEAGGSQALRQFLGKLERMRVFAVDAKGQELMGRTVHPAMLNKARAMLGQSQQHPVVRTVTGSDGQRYLLFLPSSERFRNAEAGAARDTLNAVTLSGPRAMGAGPRPNDAGAPPPRGDFGRGMPPRMDSPYRTFIPLAAAIAASLLFSFLLAWYFARPIRDLRQAFEAASDGDLSPRFHASAKRGDELTDLGRDFDRMTGRLRSLMESQTRLLHDVSHELRSPLARLQAAIGLAHQQPDKMGASLQRIERESERMDKLIGELLTLSRLEAGAGSALSEEVGIAELLHDIVDDARYEAKARQVGIALAGDAAIADAAVTGRPELLARAVENVVRNAVKHSPDGGTVEVDLSRLHDGKQNWLRIAVLDRGPGVASADLARIFEPFFRASHTRHNTDGHGLGLAIAQHVISAHGGRIGASLRSGGGLCVEMLLPVKTPG, encoded by the coding sequence GTGGGCCGTCTGTTCTGGAAGTTTTTTCTATGCATCATGCTGGCGCAAGTGACGGCCACCATCGGCATCGGCGGCACTTTCTGGCTGAAAAACCGGGCGGCGCAGCAGGAGCGGGCCCTCGACATCGATACCAGTCCGCCCGCGCAAATGATCATCGAGGCCGCCAGCGCCACCCTGGAAGCGGGCGGCAGCCAGGCCTTGCGGCAATTCCTGGGCAAGCTCGAACGCATGCGCGTGTTTGCCGTCGATGCCAAAGGGCAAGAACTGATGGGCCGCACAGTGCATCCCGCCATGCTGAACAAGGCCCGCGCCATGCTGGGACAAAGCCAGCAGCATCCCGTCGTGCGCACGGTCACCGGCAGCGACGGCCAGCGCTATCTGCTGTTCCTGCCTTCGTCCGAACGTTTCCGCAATGCCGAGGCGGGCGCCGCGCGCGACACGCTCAACGCCGTCACGCTAAGCGGCCCGCGCGCCATGGGAGCCGGTCCACGGCCCAACGACGCAGGCGCCCCGCCACCACGCGGCGACTTCGGCCGCGGCATGCCACCGCGCATGGACAGCCCCTACCGCACCTTCATTCCCCTGGCCGCCGCCATCGCCGCCAGCCTGCTGTTCTCCTTCTTGCTGGCCTGGTATTTTGCGCGCCCCATCCGCGACTTGCGGCAGGCGTTCGAAGCTGCCTCGGACGGCGACCTGTCACCGCGTTTTCACGCCAGCGCCAAGCGCGGCGATGAATTGACGGACCTGGGCCGCGATTTCGACCGCATGACGGGCCGTTTGCGCAGCCTCATGGAGAGCCAGACGCGCTTGCTGCATGACGTCTCGCACGAACTGCGCTCGCCGCTGGCACGCTTGCAGGCCGCCATCGGCCTGGCGCACCAGCAGCCGGACAAGATGGGCGCCTCGCTGCAGCGCATCGAACGCGAAAGCGAACGCATGGATAAGCTGATCGGTGAGCTGCTGACCCTGTCACGGCTGGAAGCGGGCGCCGGTTCTGCCCTCAGCGAAGAGGTCGGCATTGCCGAGCTGTTGCACGACATCGTGGACGACGCCCGCTACGAAGCGAAGGCGCGCCAGGTGGGCATCGCCCTGGCGGGCGACGCGGCCATTGCCGACGCCGCTGTCACGGGCCGGCCGGAACTGCTGGCGCGCGCCGTGGAAAACGTGGTGCGCAATGCCGTCAAGCACAGCCCCGACGGCGGCACGGTGGAAGTGGATTTGTCGCGCTTGCATGACGGCAAGCAAAATTGGCTGCGCATTGCCGTGCTGGACCGTGGCCCCGGCGTGGCCAGTGCCGACCTGGCCCGCATTTTTGAACCGTTCTTCCGCGCCAGCCATACCCGGCACAACACGGATGGCCATGGTCTGGGCCTGGCCATCGCCCAGCACGTCATCAGCGCCCATGGCGGCCGCATCGGAGCCAGCTTGCGCAGCGGCGGCGGGCTGTGCGTGGAAATGCTGCTGCCCGTCAAAACGCCAGGCTGA
- a CDS encoding FlxA-like family protein — protein MVAAIGSGGAVGAASSASSGSSSQIAALQKQITAAQKELTESQKGEQTEASQKLQQQLAQQIQALQAQIAQLQAAAAQAQQASQTASSADTATSPAKSTSSTLGSIIDTQA, from the coding sequence ATGGTAGCGGCAATCGGTTCAGGCGGCGCAGTCGGCGCGGCCAGTAGCGCCAGTTCGGGCAGCAGTTCGCAGATCGCTGCGCTGCAAAAGCAGATCACGGCGGCGCAAAAGGAGTTGACGGAATCGCAGAAGGGCGAGCAGACGGAGGCGTCGCAAAAGCTGCAGCAGCAGCTGGCGCAGCAAATCCAGGCCTTGCAGGCGCAAATTGCGCAGTTGCAGGCGGCCGCCGCGCAGGCGCAGCAAGCTTCCCAGACGGCCAGCAGCGCCGATACGGCGACGAGTCCGGCTAAATCCACCTCGTCGACCCTGGGCAGCATCATCGATACCCAGGCGTAA
- a CDS encoding LysR family transcriptional regulator, with protein sequence MSMKLMWEIRAFCTVVEKRSFIHAARMLGRSPSAVTRAIQFLEDAIGAELILRTQKQFTLTTAGETYYASARHLLETQAEAEEQLAELSNSPQGWVRLSAPEILSLGFLPKVVAQFSRDYPNVSVDIHFSDKSIDPIQEKLDFAIRGAFPQSSELIGYPLWNYRRYMYASPDYIARMGAPDEPEELAGHDIIMHSAPRILRDWHFVSATRNVRYQVQPRFRFTSGIATFQAALEGAGIVRLASWLAEPAVAAGTLRRVCTAYRLTSSKELDPSIHAVYGTSKMAKGARLFLEYVRQRGGEIPDERVISI encoded by the coding sequence ATGTCGATGAAACTGATGTGGGAGATCCGCGCGTTTTGCACCGTGGTCGAAAAGCGCAGCTTCATCCACGCGGCGCGCATGCTGGGACGCTCGCCGTCGGCCGTCACGCGCGCCATCCAGTTCCTCGAAGACGCGATCGGCGCCGAGCTGATCCTGCGCACGCAAAAGCAGTTCACCCTGACGACGGCCGGCGAAACGTATTACGCGTCGGCCAGGCACTTGCTGGAAACGCAGGCCGAGGCGGAAGAGCAATTGGCGGAATTGAGCAACTCGCCGCAAGGCTGGGTGCGCCTGTCGGCGCCGGAAATTCTGTCCCTGGGCTTTCTGCCAAAAGTGGTGGCGCAATTTTCGCGCGACTACCCGAACGTGTCCGTGGACATCCATTTCTCGGACAAATCGATCGATCCCATCCAGGAAAAGCTGGACTTCGCCATCCGCGGCGCCTTCCCCCAGTCCAGCGAGCTGATCGGCTATCCGCTGTGGAACTACCGCCGCTACATGTACGCCTCGCCCGACTACATAGCCCGCATGGGTGCGCCCGACGAACCGGAAGAGCTGGCCGGCCACGACATCATCATGCACTCGGCCCCCCGCATCCTGCGCGACTGGCATTTCGTCTCGGCTACGCGCAACGTGCGCTACCAGGTGCAGCCGCGCTTTCGCTTCACCTCGGGCATCGCCACATTTCAAGCGGCCCTGGAAGGCGCCGGCATCGTGCGCCTGGCCAGCTGGCTGGCCGAACCTGCCGTGGCTGCCGGCACCTTGCGCCGGGTCTGCACGGCATACCGGCTGACCTCGTCAAAGGAGCTGGACCCGAGCATCCATGCCGTGTATGGCACGTCGAAGATGGCCAAGGGGGCAAGGTTGTTTCTGGAATATGTGCGGCAGCGGGGGGGGGAGATACCGGATGAGCGGGTAATTAGCATCTGA
- a CDS encoding sulfite exporter TauE/SafE family protein gives MLTISLLCLFAFFAGLIDAAVGGGGLIQLPALFNLMPNMASTSLLGTNKLASACGTTFAARSFIGKVNIPWLLVLPAVASAFVMSFIGAAAVSYVPQQVVRPMVLVLIIIMAIYTFIKKDFGTTREARPIGPRERILAIVIGGAIGFYDGLFGPGTGSFLIFLFIRVFGFDFILASACSKLVNIATNVAALAFFIPAGHVVYAVAAPMAVCNILGALTGTWIAVRRGAAFVRILFLVLLVLLIVKLSYDIFFK, from the coding sequence ATGCTGACCATCTCGCTGCTGTGTTTATTTGCCTTCTTTGCCGGCCTGATCGATGCCGCCGTGGGCGGGGGCGGGCTGATACAGCTGCCGGCCCTGTTCAACCTGATGCCGAACATGGCCTCGACGTCGTTGCTGGGCACGAATAAACTGGCGTCCGCCTGCGGCACCACGTTTGCCGCCCGCTCGTTTATCGGCAAAGTCAACATTCCGTGGCTGCTGGTGCTGCCCGCCGTGGCCAGCGCCTTCGTCATGTCCTTCATCGGCGCGGCCGCCGTGTCGTATGTGCCGCAGCAGGTAGTGCGCCCCATGGTGCTGGTGTTGATCATCATCATGGCCATCTACACCTTCATCAAGAAGGATTTCGGCACGACGCGTGAAGCGCGTCCCATCGGTCCGCGCGAACGCATCCTCGCCATCGTCATCGGCGGCGCCATCGGCTTTTATGACGGCCTGTTCGGGCCGGGCACGGGCAGCTTTTTGATTTTCCTGTTCATCCGCGTCTTCGGCTTCGATTTCATCCTCGCCTCGGCCTGCTCGAAGCTGGTGAATATCGCCACCAACGTGGCCGCGCTGGCCTTCTTCATTCCCGCCGGCCACGTGGTCTACGCCGTGGCTGCACCGATGGCTGTGTGCAACATCCTGGGCGCGCTGACGGGCACCTGGATCGCCGTGCGCCGCGGCGCCGCCTTCGTGCGCATCCTCTTCCTCGTGCTGCTGGTGCTGCTGATCGTGAAATTGTCCTACGACATCTTCTTCAAGTAA
- the dcd gene encoding dCTP deaminase, translated as MTIKSDKWIRRMAETTGMIEPFEPGQVKERDGNRIVSYGTSSYGYDIRCADEFKLFTNINTTIVDPKDFDANNFVDVSGKGYCIIPPNSFALARTVEYFRIPRNVLTICLGKSTYARCGIIVNVTPFEPEWEGYVTLEFSNTTPLPAKIYANEGVAQVLFFESDEVCETSYKDRGGKYQGQVGVTLPKT; from the coding sequence ATGACGATTAAAAGCGATAAATGGATACGCCGCATGGCGGAAACAACGGGCATGATCGAGCCGTTCGAACCGGGCCAGGTCAAGGAACGCGACGGCAACCGCATCGTCTCCTACGGCACGTCCAGCTATGGCTATGACATCCGCTGCGCCGACGAGTTCAAGTTGTTTACCAACATCAACACCACCATCGTCGACCCCAAGGATTTTGACGCGAATAACTTCGTCGATGTGTCGGGCAAGGGCTATTGCATCATCCCGCCGAACTCGTTCGCGCTGGCCCGTACTGTGGAGTATTTCCGCATTCCCCGCAACGTGCTGACGATTTGCCTGGGCAAGAGCACCTATGCCCGTTGCGGCATCATCGTCAACGTCACCCCGTTCGAACCGGAATGGGAGGGCTATGTGACGCTGGAGTTTTCGAATACGACACCGTTGCCAGCGAAAATCTATGCCAACGAAGGCGTGGCGCAAGTGCTGTTCTTCGAATCCGATGAAGTATGCGAAACCTCGTACAAGGACCGTGGCGGCAAATACCAGGGCCAGGTTGGCGTGACCTTGCCGAAGACCTGA